One Lytechinus variegatus isolate NC3 chromosome 11, Lvar_3.0, whole genome shotgun sequence DNA segment encodes these proteins:
- the LOC121423567 gene encoding uncharacterized protein LOC121423567, translating into MIDMAAPPTQLHANHFVDMAPMLSLKLGHVNPSFSAITSPTDADAVAKFNPLPTSKVIKSRPPHITLSQPGKALGRADTTMAPTPRCNLVSPVVQSPTLPNPERVQIKTDTSDVEDSRSPTLIAAPQVMLTGTKPDMKPDITAEIGSTGGVKRKHFSPQVTWTFPTVVNPALASQGLSELQQQPQPHQAPTNPHQQTFTVHPRSQKVFHLPRQAMHAPVIERTGSGKVVRRMFTNSRERWRQQNVNSAFAELRKLLPTHPIDKKLSKNEILRLTIRYINFLMKLRDDQSDGSDVEEAEAVAAPMETYENIEPEIPSPTPMVVKTEPDPNSPIEVIGYPPMTCEPVRNRARSSRSSSESGIGDSESICGSTGSVCGSANSVYFSESSDDQLCPGDISPPWFSSPASNESL; encoded by the coding sequence ATGATTGACATGGCAGCCCCTCCCACCCAACTCCACGCCAATCACTTCGTTGATATGGCCCCGATGTTGTCACTCAAACTCGGCCACGTCAACCCGAGCTTCTCCGCGATCACCTCACCGACCGATGCGGATGCCGTAGCGAAGTTCAACCCGCTGCCAACCAGTAAGGTGATCAAGTCTCGTCCACCTCACATCACTTTATCTCAACCCGGGAAAGCCTTAGGACGTGCAGATACGACCATGGCTCCAACACCGAGATGCAACCTGGTTAGCCCGGTAGTCCAGAGTCCTACTCTCCCGAATCCTGAACGCGTCCAAATCAAAACCGACACATCTGACGTCGAGGACTCGCGTTCACCGACGCTCATCGCAGCCCCGCAAGTGATGTTGACTGGTACCAAGCCAGACATGAAGCCAGACATCACCGCAGAGATTGGTTCCACCGGCGGTGTAAAGCGAAAGCACTTTTCACCCCAGGTGACTTGGACCTTCCCGACCGTTGTCAACCCTGCATTGGCTAGCCAAGGTCTCTCTGAGCTTCAGCAACAGCCCCAGCCGCACCAAGCACCGACCAACCCTCACCAGCAGACATTCACCGTACATCCAAGAAGTCAGAAAGTATTTCATCTTCCTCGTCAAGCCATGCACGCACCGGTAATCGAGCGGACAGGCTCGGGAAAAGTCGTCCGCCGAATGTTCACCAACAGCAGAGAGCGATGGCGGCAGCAGAATGTCAACTCTGCCTTTGCCGAGCTTCGCAAGCTGCTGCCCACCCACCCTATTGATAAGAAGCTGAGTAAGAACGAGATTCTTCGCCTCACCATCCGGTACATCAACTTCCTGATGAAGCTTCGTGATGACCAGAGTGACGGAAGTGACGTCGAGGAAGCCGAAGCTGTTGCTGCACCCATGGAGACCTACGAGAACATCGAACCCGAAATTCCCTCTCCGACTCCGATGGTGGTCAAAACCGAGCCCGATCCCAACTCACCAATCGAGGTCATCGGTTACCCTCCGATGACCTGCGAACCGGTCCGAAACCGAGCGAGGAGCAGCCGAAGTTCGTCCGAAAGTGGGATCGGCGATTCGGAAAGCATTTGCGGGAGCACGGGAAGTGTCTGCGGAAGCGCGAACAGCGTTTATTTCAGCGAATCCAGCGACGATCAGCTATGTCCTGGCGACATCAGCCCGCCTTGGTTCTCATCGCCAGCTAGCAATGAAAGCCTTTAA